In the Sphingobacterium sp. PCS056 genome, CGGGTACAGACACCGACGCATTTGCATACAGTAACGGAGGTGTGCCATCTGCTTTGATTTCCTTACCTTTACGCTACATGCATACTACGGTAGAAATGGTGCATAAAGAAGATGTGGACAATGTGATCCGATTGATTTATGAGACATTATTGAATATTGAAGCAGGACAGGACTTTAGAACTTTTAGTAATTAATAGAAAAACATATATTTCAAATACTTATAATAAATTTTATGGAAAATAATCAAAATCAAAACGAATTGAGTATCGAGTTGACAGAAGAAGTAGCAGAAGGGATCTACTCAAATCTAGCGATCATTACACATTCAAACACAGAGTTTGTGATTGACTTCGTACGTGTAATGCCAGGTGTGCCGAAAGCTAAAGTGAAATCTAGAATCGTTTTGACACCTGAACATGCTAAGCGTTTGTTAGGTGCATTACAAGATAACGTTATCCGCTTTGACGCTATTGCTGCTGCTGGAAACCAAACTACTGATGCAGAAGTAATCGGTGGTGATCCAACTGTTGCGTTCCCTTTTGGAGGAACAACAGGTCAAGCGTAATTTTTCGCATTACAAAATGCAATAAATCAGCTTTTTAGAAGAGCTATAGCCAGCGGCTATAGCTCTTTTTCTTTTAAAACCAAATAACCGTGCTTTTAGGCTTGAATTTTGTTTAAATTTAAGTCACTAAAATTATATTGTATGGATATTCAAGTCAGGAACTTGACGAAGAAAGATTATGTTGATTTGAGAAGGTCAATGACCGAAGCTTACCAAGGAGTGGGAGATGTCTGGACAAGAGAAAATATTGTCGATCTCATCGATTTATTTCCAGAGGGGCAGTTATGTGTAGAAATTGATGGCCATGTGGTCGCTTGTGCACTTTCTATTATTTTAAACTCGAAGAAAAGTAATATATACGACAGCTATTACGAAATTATTGACGACGGAAAATTTTCCAAACATACCAGCGATGGAGATACCCTCTACGGGATAGAAGTGTTCGTACATCCAGATCATAGGGCTTTAAGGTTAGGAAGACGTCTATATGATGCACGAAAAGAACTCTGTGAGCAGATGAACTTGAAATCTATTATAGCTGGAGGTAGGATTCCCAATTATCACAACTATTCGGATAAAATGAGTCCAAGGACATACATTGAAAAAGTAAAGAGAAAAGAGATTTTTGATCCGACCTTAACTTTTCAATTGTCCAACGACTTTCATGTTAAAAAAATATTGAAGCATTATCTTCCAGAAGATTCCGAATCCATGGAGTTTGCCACCTTATTAGAATGGAATAATATTTATTATGAGTCGGAATCACGCTCTATATCAACAACCAAACAAACAATCCGTTTAGGTTTGGTACAATGGCAAATGCGTTTATTTGACAATATTGATGCGTTTTATGATCAGATTGAGTTCTTTGTCGATACGGTAAGTGATTATGGAACAGATTTTATTATGTTTCCCGAATTTTTCAATTCGCCATTAATGAGTCCTTATAATGAATTACCAGAACGGTTGGCGATGGAAAAATTAGCGGAGAAGACTTCTGAGATTATTGATAAAATCCAACAATTTGCAGTTTCCTATAATGTCAATATCATCGCTGGATCGATGCCTATTATGGAAAATAAAAAGTTGTATAACATTTCTTATCTCTGTCACCGGAACGGTAAACTGGATTCTTTTAAAAAGATACACATAACTCCAAATGAAAGTAAATACTATGGAATGACAGGAGGTAATGAAGTAAAAGTATTTGATACCGATTGTGGAAAAGTAGGTTTATTGATTTGTTATGATGTCGAATTTCCTGAACTCAGCCGCATCCTCGCAGATCAAGGCATGCAGATCTTATTTGTCCCATTTATGACCGACACACAAAATGGTTATATTCGTGTCAGGTCTTGCGCTCAGGCTCGTGCTATTGAAAATGAATGTTATGTTGCGATAGCGGGATCTGTGGGCAATCTACCCCGTGTTAATAATATGGATATTCAATATTCACAATCAGCGGTATTTACTCCATCAGATTTTGCATTTCCAAATAATGCGATTAAGGCAGAAGCAACTCCAAATACCGAAATGGTATTGATTGCTGATGTGGATCTATATGCACTTCGCGACCTTCACGAATATGGTACAGTCAAAATTATGAAAGATCGTCGAAAAGACCTATATGAAGTCAAGCTGTTGAAATAATAAAACACAAAAAAGGGATTTAATTACTTAAATCCCTTTTTTTGATATACAACGGTCAATGTTATTTTTGCAATTTAACATTAACGGCATTCATACCTTTTAATCCTTTTTCTGTTTCAAAAGTAACTTTATCATTCTCTTTAACAGCGTCAATTAGACCATTAACGTGGAAAAATATTTTATCCTGAGTTTTGAGATCACGGATGAAACCAAAACCTTTATCAGTATTGTAAAAATTCACAATACCTGATTTGATTAAATCTTCTGGATTTGCTTCATATTTAGCAGTTGATATCGCGATATCTTCTACATTAATTTTTGTTTTTTTCGTTGGATCAGGAGGTGTTGAAGTTATATTTCCATATTCATCGACATAAACAAACATTTCTTCTAGACTTTTACCTTTATCGGTATTGTTCTTTCTTTCTTCTTTCTTTTGTTCCTTATCTTGTTTCTTTTTTAACTTCTTTTTCTCTTTTTCTTTTTTGCTAAAACTTTCTGAACTACTCATTTATTTATTTAAAATTAATATTAAACCATATTAAACTACTCAATTTTTAGCAGTTTAATTAAACAAAAATCATCGCATTAAATAAATTCAAAGGTGAAAGCCATATCTCGAATTAAGAAAAATTGATATGTTTTAAAACGTAAGGACTCTGCTTAATGACACAAATATACTAAAAATTAGTGAATATTATATTTTATTCATAAAAAATCCGACAAAATAACAATTTAATTTAAGCTTGGTGATTGTGGAAAATTTGCTACATGAGCATACTTAGCTCCCAGACTGATAACAGCCTCTTTCCAAAGTAGTTCCGTGTCCTTTTCAAACACTAAAGCTGTTGGAAATTTATTTTGAACAGCCCAACTGTTTACGTTAATTTCTGCGTCTAATTGTGCTGGCTGCCAGCCAGAATAGCCTAAGAAAAATTTCACTTCATCCTCTTTGATTTTTCCTTCATTGATCAATGAAAATAGTAATTCTGGGTCTCCTCCAAAATAGATATTTTCACGGATTTCATCACCACTTAATAGCAGATCAAACCGCGAGTGGATGAAAAATAATTCATTTTGTGCCACAGGTCCACCAATATGAAGCGGAAATGTGCATGTTGCCATTTCTTTAACAAGGTCTCCAACAC is a window encoding:
- a CDS encoding carbon-nitrogen hydrolase family protein, coding for MDIQVRNLTKKDYVDLRRSMTEAYQGVGDVWTRENIVDLIDLFPEGQLCVEIDGHVVACALSIILNSKKSNIYDSYYEIIDDGKFSKHTSDGDTLYGIEVFVHPDHRALRLGRRLYDARKELCEQMNLKSIIAGGRIPNYHNYSDKMSPRTYIEKVKRKEIFDPTLTFQLSNDFHVKKILKHYLPEDSESMEFATLLEWNNIYYESESRSISTTKQTIRLGLVQWQMRLFDNIDAFYDQIEFFVDTVSDYGTDFIMFPEFFNSPLMSPYNELPERLAMEKLAEKTSEIIDKIQQFAVSYNVNIIAGSMPIMENKKLYNISYLCHRNGKLDSFKKIHITPNESKYYGMTGGNEVKVFDTDCGKVGLLICYDVEFPELSRILADQGMQILFVPFMTDTQNGYIRVRSCAQARAIENECYVAIAGSVGNLPRVNNMDIQYSQSAVFTPSDFAFPNNAIKAEATPNTEMVLIADVDLYALRDLHEYGTVKIMKDRRKDLYEVKLLK
- a CDS encoding DUF3467 domain-containing protein; the protein is MENNQNQNELSIELTEEVAEGIYSNLAIITHSNTEFVIDFVRVMPGVPKAKVKSRIVLTPEHAKRLLGALQDNVIRFDAIAAAGNQTTDAEVIGGDPTVAFPFGGTTGQA
- a CDS encoding YqgE/AlgH family protein translates to MFNELDPQTGCLLISEPFMLDTDFERSVILLCNHDHEGTLGFILNKKVVGCVGDLVKEMATCTFPLHIGGPVAQNELFFIHSRFDLLLSGDEIRENIYFGGDPELLFSLINEGKIKEDEVKFFLGYSGWQPAQLDAEINVNSWAVQNKFPTALVFEKDTELLWKEAVISLGAKYAHVANFPQSPSLN
- a CDS encoding cold-shock protein, with amino-acid sequence MSSSESFSKKEKEKKKLKKKQDKEQKKEERKNNTDKGKSLEEMFVYVDEYGNITSTPPDPTKKTKINVEDIAISTAKYEANPEDLIKSGIVNFYNTDKGFGFIRDLKTQDKIFFHVNGLIDAVKENDKVTFETEKGLKGMNAVNVKLQK